The following are from one region of the Quercus robur chromosome 1, dhQueRobu3.1, whole genome shotgun sequence genome:
- the LOC126720705 gene encoding ruBisCO large subunit-binding protein subunit beta, chloroplastic, with translation MASTFTAMSSVGSLATPGCRVMDKKFASSDKLSSSASISSFSFARRQNVMSQRNRSPKICAMAKELHFNKDGSAIKKLQTGVNKLADLVGVTLGPKGRNVVLESKYGSPKIVNDGVTVAKEVELEDPVENIGAKLVRQAAAKTNDLAGDGTTTSVVLAQGLIAEGVKVVAAGANPVLITRGIEKTTKALVSELKLMSKEVEDSELADVAAVSAGNNYEVGNMIAEAMSKVGRKGVVTLEEGKSAENSLYVVEGMQFDRGYISPYFVTDSEKMAVEFENCKLLLVDKKITNARDLINVLEDAIRGGYPIIIIAEDIEQEALATLVVNKLRGALKIAALKAPGFGERKSQYLDDIAILTGGTVIRDEVGLTLDKADKEVLGTASKVVLTKDTTTIVGDGSTQEAVNKRVAQIRNLIEVAEQDYEREKLNERIAKLSGGVAVIQVGAQTETELKEKKLRVEDALNATKAAVEEGIVVGGGCTLLRLASKVDAIRDSLDNDEEKVGADIVKRALSYPLKLIAKNAGVNGSVVSEKVLSSDNPKYGYNAATGNYEDLMAAGIIDPTKVVRCCLEHASSVAKTFLMSDCVVVEIKEPEPMPAGNPMDNSGYGY, from the exons ATGGCATCAACTTTCACAGCCATGTCTTCAGTTGGCTCCTTGGCTACTCCAGGTTGCCGTGTTATGGACAAGAAATTTGCTTCTTCAGACAAGTTGTCATCTTCTGCTTCCATTTCTTCATTCTCATTTGCTAGGAGGCAGAATGTGATGTCACAAAGAAATCGCTCTCCCAAGATTTGTGCCATGGCAAAGGAATTGCATTTCAACAAGGATGGCTCAGCTATTAAGAAGCTGCAA ACTGGTGTGAACAAGCTTGCGGATTTAGTTGGGGTTACTCTTGGTCCAAAAGGCAGGAATGTTGTTCTGGAAAGCAAGTATGGCTCTCCAAAAATTGTTAATGATGGTGTTACTGTTGCAAAAGAG GTTGAGTTGGAGGACCCAGTTGAGAACATTGGTGCTAAGTTAGTGAGACAAGCGGCTGCCAAGACTAATGATTTGGCTGGTGATGGAACAACAACATCTGTTGTTCTTGCACAAGGTCTTATTGCTGAGGGTGTCAAg GTGGTTGCAGCTGGTGCAAACCCTGTTTTAATTACTCGAGGTATTGAGAAGACTACGAAAGCTCTTGTGTCTGAGCTTAAGTTGATGTCAAAGGAG GTTGAAGACAGCGAGTTGGCCGATGTAGCAGCAGTTAGTGCCGGAAACAACTATGAAGTAGGAAATATGATAGCTGAAGCCATGAGTAAGGTGGGTCGTAAGGGTGTGGTGACCCTAGAAGAGGGAAAAAGTGCTGAGAACAGCCTCTATGTTGTTGAAGGAATGCAGTTTGATCGTGGTTACATCTCACCTTACTTTGTCACTGATAGTGAGAAAATGGCAGTTGAATTTGAAAACTGCAAG CTGCTTCTTGTTGATAAAAAGATAACAAATGCAAGGGATCTTATTAACGTTTTGGAGGATGCTATCAGAGGTGGATACCCAATTATTATAATTGCAGAAGACATTGAACAAGAAGCTCTAGCAACTTTGGTTGTGAACAAGCTGAGGGGGGCTCTGAAGATTGCTGCACTGAAAGCTCCTGGTTTTGGAGAGCGCAAGAGCCAGTACCTTGATGACATTGCTATTCTCACTGGAG GAACTGTAATTAGGGATGAGGTGGGGCTTACCTTAGACAAAGCTGACAAGGAAGTACTTGGCACTGCTTCTAAGGTGGTGCTTACCAAGGATACCACAACAATTGTTGGTGATGGAAGCACACaggaagcagtaaacaagaggGTTGCACAGATTAGAAATCTTATTGAG GTTGCAGAGCAAGATTAtgagagggaaaaactgaaCGAAAGGATTGCAAAATTGTCAGGTGGAGTTGCTGTTATCCAA GTTGGTGCACAAACTGAGACAGAGCTCAAGGAAAAGAAATTGAGAGTCGAAGATGCTCTTAATGCAACAAAG GCTGCTGTTGAGGAAGGTATTGTAGTTGGAGGTGGATGCACCTTGCTTAGACTTGCATCAAAGGTGGATGCCATCAGGGACAGCCTTGACAATGATGAAGAAAAG GTTGGAGCAGATATTGTCAAAAGAGCTTTGAGTTACCCTTTGAAATTGATTGCCAAGAATGCTGGTGTTAATGGAAGTGTGGTTAGCGAGAAG gtgcTTTCCAGTGACAACCCTAAATATGGATATAATGCGGCCACTGGAAATTATGAAGATTTAATGGCTGCTGGAATTATTGATCCAACTAAG GTGGTTAGATGTTGCCTTGAGCATGCATCCTCGGTAGCAAAAACATTCTTGATGTCAGATTGTGTAGTTGTTGAAATCAAGGAGCCGGAACCAATGCCTGCTGGCAACCCCATGGACAACTCAG GATATGGCTACTAA